DNA sequence from the Methanolobus psychrophilus R15 genome:
CGACGGCAGTATCGTGCTCATGGGCGGTCATGATGGCAACGTTAAGAACAACGTGTGGCGGTCAACTGATAACGGCGCGACATGGACCGAGGTCAACCCAAGCGCCGGATGGTCTGCAAGGTATTTTCACAGCAGTGTTGTTCTTCGCGACGGCAGTATAGTCCTGATGGGCGGCGCCAGTGATGGTGGCTATAAGAATGATGTGTGGCGGTCTACAGATAACGGTGCAACCTGGACTGAGATCAACTCCAGTTCCGGCTGGTCTGCAAGACATGTACACAGCAGTGTTGTCCTTCGCGACGGCAGTATCGTGCTCATGGGCGGTCATGATGGCAACGTTAAGAACAACGTGTGGCGGTCAACTGATAACGGCGCGACATGGACCGAGGTCAACCCAAGCGCCGGATGGTCTGCAAGGTATTTTCACAGCAGTGTTGTTCTTCGCGACGGCAGTATAGTCCTGATGGGCGGCGCCAGTGATGGTGGCTATAAGAATGATGTGTGGCGGTCTACAGATAACGGTGCAACCTGGACTGAGATCAACTCCAGTTCCGGCTGGTCTGCAAGACATGTACACAGCAGTGTTGTCCTTCGCGACGGCAGTATCGTGCTCATGGGCGGTCATGATGGCAACGTTAAGAACAACGTGTGGCGGTCAACTGATAACGGCGCGACATGGACCGAGGTCAACCCAAGCGCCGGATGGTCTGCAAGGTATTTTCACAGCAGTGTTGTTCTTCGCGACGGCAGTATAGTCCTGATGGGCGGCGCCAGTGATGGTGGCTATAAGAATGATGTGTGGCGGTCTACAGATAACGGTGCAACCTGGACTGAGATCAACTCCAGTTCCGGCTGGTCTGCAAGACATGTACACAGCAGTGTTGTCCTTCGCGACGGCAGTATCGTGCTCATGGGCGGTTTTGGTGGCAACGTTAAGAATGACGTGTGGCGGTCAACTGATAAAGGAGCAACCTGGACTAGGATGACTTTGAATGCCGGCTGGTCTGTAAGGTATTCTCACAGCAGTGTTGTTCTTCCCGACGGCAGTATAGTCCTGATGGGCGGCGCCAGTGATGGTGGCTATAAGAATGATGTGTGGCGGTCTACAGATAACGGTGCAACCTGGACTGAGATCAACTCCAGTTCCGGCTGGTCTGCAAGACATGTACACAGCAGTGTTGTCCTTCGCGACGGCAGTATCGTGCTCATGGGCGGTCATGATGGCAACGTTAAGAACAACGTGTGGCGGTCAACTGATAACGGCGCGACATGGACCGAGGTCAACCCAAGCGCCGGATGGTCTGCAAGGTATTTTCACAGCAGTGTTGTTCTTCGCGACGGCAGTATAGTCCTGATGGGCGGCGCCAGTGATGGTGGCTATAAGAATGATGTGTGGCGGTCTACAGATAACGGTGCAACCTGGACTGAGATCAACTCCAGTTCCGGCTGGTCTGCAAGACATGTACACAGCAGTGTTGTCCTTCGCGACGGCAGTATCGTGCTCATGGGCGGTCATGATGGCAACGTTAAGAACAACGTGTGGCGGTCAACTGATAACGGCGCGACATGGACCGAGGTCAACCCAAGCGCCGGATGGTCTGCAAGGTATTTTCACAGCAGTGTTGTTCTTCGCGACGGCAGTATAGTCCTGATGGGCGGCGCCAGTGATGGTGGCTATAA
Encoded proteins:
- a CDS encoding PKD domain containing protein: MFSDKSDVWRLTTAGSSEKDPSHTYTEAGTYQVTLQAYNSEGYNSIIRTDYITVTESSAPVANFTSNVTSGNSPLPVSFTDLSLNSPTGWAWYFGDEDMSGAWTEVNSSAGWSTRRGHSSVILPDGSIVLMGGISPSYNNDVWRSTDKGATWTRMTLNAGWSVRYSHSSVVLPDGSIVLMGGYASSRLNDTWRSEDEGATWTEVNSSSGWSTRHSHSSVVLPDGSIVLMGGHDGNVKNNVWRSTDNGATWTEVNPSAGWSARYFHSSVVLRDGSIVLMGGASDGGYKNDVWRSTDNGATWTEINSSSGWSARHVHSSVVLRDGSIVLMGGHDGNVKNNVWRSTDNGATWTEVNPSAGWSARYFHSSVVLRDGSIVLMGGASDGGYKNDVWRSTDNGATWTEINSSSGWSARHVHSSVVLRDGSIVLMGGHDGNVKNNVWRSTDNGATWTEVNPSAGWSARYFHSSVVLRDGSIVLMGGASDGGYKNDVWRSTDNGATWTEINSSSGWSARHVHSSVVLRDGSIVLMGGFGGNVKNDVWRSTDKGATWTRMTLNAGWSVRYSHSSVVLPDGSIVLMGGASDGGYKNDVWRSTDNGATWTEINSSSGWSARHVHSSVVLRDGSIVLMGGHDGNVKNNVWRSTDNGATWTEVNPSAGWSARYFHSSVVLRDGSIVLMGGASDGGYKNDVWRSTDNGATWTEINSSSGWSARHVHSSVVLRDGSIVLMGGHDGNVKNNVWRSTDNGATWTEVNPSAGWSARYFHSSVVLRDGSIVLMGGASDGGYKNDVWRSTDNGATWTEINSSSGWSARHVHSSVVLRDGSIVLMGGHDGNVKTAASYLWAVMTAAIRMTCGA